One genomic window of Henckelia pumila isolate YLH828 unplaced genomic scaffold, ASM3356847v2 CTG_38, whole genome shotgun sequence includes the following:
- the LOC140871074 gene encoding uncharacterized protein, translated as MSTRNPLSAILEQNKLTGPNYQDCLRNLKIVLNSERIAYVLEKKPPKEAAPNISETELAKLEKWWDHDLQAKSYILASMSNELQRRFEDAANAADIHFHLKEL; from the coding sequence ATGTCGACACGCAATCCACTTTCtgctattctcgaacaaaacaagctaacCGGACCTAATTATCAAGACTGTCTAAGAAatctaaagattgttctaaactctgaGAGGATTGCGTATGTGCTTGAAAAGAAGCCACCGAAGGAAGCAGCTCCTAACATCAGTGAGACTGAgttggccaagcttgagaaatggtgggaccatgatctccAAGCTAAGAGCTACATCCTGGCTTCTATGTCGAATGAACTGCAAAGGAGGTTCGAGGATGCtgcgaatgctgctgacattcactttCATCTGAAAGAGTTATAA